A section of the Festucalex cinctus isolate MCC-2025b chromosome 9, RoL_Fcin_1.0, whole genome shotgun sequence genome encodes:
- the LOC144025467 gene encoding protocadherin alpha-C2-like isoform X1 yields MTMRSVLFTQPARRRYVLLVIVILSFVHQISTSVTHYSIPEEMKEGSVVANLATDLGLDVKTLNQRQMRLDIISNKKYLDVNKDTGELYIVEKIDREHICPTKSPGSCYLRLEVILENPLRIFNIEVEIMDMNDNAPQFRRDSIHLDISESTPKGERFSLSNAVDPDVGSNTVKTYHLSESEHFNIEVQTGREGTKLADLILNKVLDREQQAVHNLILTAVDGGIPPRSGTASIIIHVLDNNDNSPLFDKSIYNVKIMENSPIGSLVIDLNATDLDEGSNSDLTYSYSLYTPEKTQETFQLNPSTGEITVKGMLNYEDFRIYDMEVIAADKGVNSLSGQCTIKIQVEDMNDNHPEISIKSFQSPVSENIDVDTVIAVVSVSDKDSGDNGMVDLHIPHNMPFKLRESADNFYKLVVSEPLDREKVPEYDITFTVMDRGSPPLSDNETMTLQLLDVNDNVPHFPQSFYTIRVMENNAPGALLSSLSAFDPDLHENQYLVYFILEKEIANTSMSMLFSINPENGNLYALKTFDYEMEKEFLFHIEARDSGSPPLSSNVTVHIIIVDQNDNAPVIVSPWRAHGSVVEEKIPRSTDKGSLVAKVIALDVDSVHNSRVTYQFLQVTDASLFSLDQYNGEIRTMRMFSYKDSRHQRLVVVAKDNGEPALSATVTIKLSTVETAVKPYSDMTEVPLEYDIFSDLNLYLVIGLGSVSFLLLITILVTIVLKCQKVKPSKAAPPCRNSVISERNSTIADSTLVSNDAYWYSLFLAETRKGKLVVRQPVPKGSRYIVSSIPRSTGVSETSDSAPSTLQYPK; encoded by the exons ATGACAATGAGGTCCGTTCTATTTACGCAGCCTGCACGGCGAAGGTACGTGCTGTTGGTTATTGTTATTCTCTCTTTCGTTCATCAAATATCCACATCCGTTACCCATTATTCCATACCCGAGGAAATGAAGGAAGGATCCGTTGTTGCCAACCTTGCTACCGATCTGGGATTGGATGTTAAAACACTGAATCAGAGGCAGATGCGCCTTGATattatttcaaacaaaaaatatttggacgTGAACAAAGACACCGGGGAGCTGTATATTGTTGAGAAGATTGACAGGGAACATATCTGCCCAACAAAGTCGCCAGGTTCTTGTTATCTGAGACTTGAGGTGATCTTGGAGAACCCGTTAAGAATTTTCAACATTGAGGTCGAAATAATGGACATGAACGACAACGCCCCTCAATTTAGGAGAGACTCCATTCATTTGGACATATCTGAATCCACGCCAAAAGGAGAGAGATTCTCTCTCAGCAATGCAGTCGATCCTGATGTTGGAAGTAATACAGTTAAAACATATCATCTGAGTGAAAGTGAGCATTTTAACATTGAGGTTCAAACAGGGAGGGAGGGAACAAAACTCGCAGATTTGATACTGAATAAGGTTTTAGACCGAGAGCAGCAGGCTGTGCACAATTTGATACTAACGGCAGTAGATGGCGGTATACCTCCACGTTCTGGCACAGCGAGCATTATTATTCATGTTTTAGACAACAATGACAACTCCCCTCTGTTTGATAAGTCTATTTACAATGTTAAAATAATGGAAAATTCTCCAATTGGAAGCCttgttattgatttaaatgctacTGACTTGGATGAGGGCTCAAATTCTGATTTAACATATTCATATAGTTTATATACACCAGAGAAAACACAAGAAACTTTTCAATTGAATCCTTCTACTGGTGAGATTACTGTTAAAGGAATGTTGAATTATGAAGATTTTAGGATTTATGATATGGAAGTTATTGCAGCAGACAAAGGAGTCAATAGTTTATCAGgacaatgtacaataaaaattcAGGTTGAGGACATGAATGACAACCATCCAGAAATTTCTATTAAATCTTTCCAAAGTCCAGTAAGTGAAAATATTGATGTTGACACAGTCATAGCAGTTGTCAGTGTGAGTGATAAGGACTCTGGTGACAATGGCATGGTGGATCTTCACATTCCACATAATATGCCTTTTAAACTGAGGGAGTCAGCCGATAACTTTTATAAGTTAGTCGTTTCGGAACCATTAGACCGTGAGAAGGTTCCAGAATATGACATCACCTTCACTGTCATGGATAGAGGTTCCCCTCCTTTAAGTGACAATGAAACAATGACGCTGCAGCTGCTGGATGTGAACGACAACGTCCCACACTTCCCTCAGTCCTTTTACACCATACGTGTGATGGAGAATAACGCTCCAGGCGCCTTGCTCAGTTCCCTCAGCGCGTTTGACCCTGACCTCCACGAGAACCAGTACCTAGTTTACTTCATCCTGGAGAAGGAGATCGCCAACACCTCCATGTCCATGCTGTTCTCCATCAATCCAGAGAACGGGAACCTTTACGCACTGAAAACGTTTGACTATGAGATGGAGAAGGAATTTCTGTTCCACATCGAGGCCCGAGACTCCGGTTCCCCTCCGCTTAGCAGCAACGTGACGGTCCACATCATCATTGTGGATCAGAACGACAACGCCCCAGTGATCGTCTCTCCGTGGCGAGCGCACGGCTCCGTGGTAGAGGAGAAGATCCCCAGATCCACAGATAAAGGCTCTCTGGTGGCCAAGGTGATCGCCTTGGACGTGGATTCGGTGCACAACTCTCGCGTCACCTACCAGTTCCTGCAGGTGACCGACGCCTCCTTGTTCAGTCTGGACCAGTACAACGGAGAGATCCGCACCATGAGGATGTTCAGTTACAAAGACTCGCGCCACCAGAGGCTGGTTGTGGTTGCCAAGGACAACGGGGAGCCCGCTCTGTCCGCTACAGTCACCATCAAGCTGTCCACGGTGGAAACGGCCGTGAAGCCCTACTCGGACATGACGGAGGTGCCTCTGGAATACGACATCTTCTCGGACCTCAACCTGTATTTGGTGATCGGTCTGGGCTCGGTGTCCTTCCTGCTGCTCATCACCATCTTGGTCACCATCGTGCTCAAGTGTCAGAAGGTCAAGCCCAGCAAAGCGGCTCCTCCCTGCAGGAACAGTGTGATCAGCGAGAGGAACTCCACCATCGCAGATTCCACTCTGGTGTCCAACGATGCCTACTGGTACAGTCTGTTTCTAGCAGAGACCAGGAAAGGAAAGCTGGTGGTCAGGCAGCCCGTGCCGAAGGGCTCCAGGTACATCGTGTCCAGTATTCCCAGGAGCACAGGCGTGTCGGAGACTAGCGACTCCGCTCCTTCCACCTTGCAG TACCCTAAATGA
- the LOC144025467 gene encoding protocadherin alpha-C2-like isoform X3 — MFLFLCTLVGTVSSVTHYSIPEEMEEGSVVANLASDLGLDVSTLNKRKMRIDVVANKKYLDINKDTGELFILERIDSELLCTFKITAYCSLKLDATIENPIRMFNIEVEITDINDNAPHFRRGTMHLDISESSPVGERFSLNNAVDPDVGDNSLQNYHLSSSQHFNIEIQTGRDGSKFADLILTKVLDREQQAVHHLILTAVDGGVPTRTGTASIIVRVLDVNDNAPTFDKDKYLVEVMENSPIGSLVIQLNATDLDEGSNSDVLYSYSLYTSERTQNVFSLNQENGEIRVREMINYEDLKSYEMEVIASDKGLNSLSGQCKVTVQVTDMNDNHPEISIKSFQSPVKENIPVDTVIAVVSVSDKDSGDNGMVDLHIPRNMPFKLRESADNYYKLVVLEPLDREKVGEYDITFTVTDRGSPPLYDNETMTLELLDVNDNVPHFPESFYTIRVMENNAPGALLSSLSAFDPDLHENQYLVYFILEKEIANTSMSMLFSINPENGNLYALKTFDYEMEKEFLFHIEARDSGSPPLSSNVTVHIIIVDQNDNAPVIVSPWRAHGSVVEEKIPRSTDKGSLVAKVIALDVDSVHNSRVTYQFLQVTDASLFSLDQYNGEIRTMRMFSYKDSRHQRLVVVAKDNGEPALSATVTIKLSTVETAVKPYSDMTEVPLEYDIFSDLNLYLVIGLGSVSFLLLITILVTIVLKCQKVKPSKAAPPCRNSVISERNSTIADSTLVSNDAYWYSLFLAETRKGKLVVRQPMPKGSRYIVSSIPRSTGVSETSDSAPSTLQYPK, encoded by the exons ATGTTTCTCTTTTTGTGCACATTGGTGGGCACGGTGTCGTCGGTCACCCACTACTCGATTCCTGAAGAGATGGAGGAAGGTTCAGTGGTTGCTAATTTGGCGTCCGATTTAGGCTTAGACGTGAGCACGCTGAACAAGAGGAAAATGCGCATCGATGTTgtggcaaataaaaaatatctggATATCAACAAAGACACGGGAGAGCTATTTATTTTGGAGAGAATTGACAGTGAGTTACTGTGTACTTTCAAAATAACGGCGTATTGCTCTTTGAAATTGGACGCAACTATTGAAAATCCCATCCGTATGTTTAACATTGAAGTAGAAATCACGGATATTAATGACAACGCTCCTCATTTTCGCCGAGGCACCATGCATTTGGACATATCCGAGTCGAGCCCTGTTGGAGAGAGATTTTCGCTGAATAATGCAGTGGACCCGGATGTTGGAGACAATTCTCTACAAAATTACCACCTGAGCTCCAGCCAACATTTTAACATCGAAATTCAGACGGGGAGGGATGGCTCAAAGTTTGCAGATTTGATTCTAACAAAGGTGCTGGACAGAGAGCAGCAGGCTGTTCATCATCTCATCCTCACTGCCGTGGACGGTGGCGTTCCCACGCGCACGGGCACGGCCAGCATCATTGTTCGAGTCCTGGATGTTAATGACAACGCCCCAACATTTGACAAGGACAAATACTTAGTGGAAGTGATGGAGAACTCCCCTATTGGCAGTCTGGTGATTCAATTAAATGCCACTGATTTAGATGAAGGTTCTAATTCTGATGTGCTTTATTCATATAGTTTATACACATCAGAAAGAACACAGAATGTGTTTAGTTTAAATCAAGAAAATGGTGAAATCAGAGTGAGGGAGATGATTAATTATGAAGATTTGAAATCTTATGAAATGGAAGTCATTGCTAGTGATAAGGGGCTAAACTCCTTATCTGGTCAGTGTAAAGTGACTGTACAGGTGACAGATATGAATGACAACCACCCAGAAATTTCTATCAAGTCATTTCAAAGTCCAGTTAAAGAAAACATACCTGTCGACACAGTGATAGCAGTTGTCAGTGTGAGTGATAAGGACTCAGGTGACAATGGCATGGTGGATCTTCACATTCCACGTAATATGCCTTTTAAACTGAGGGAGTCCGCTGATAACTATTACAAGTTAGTCGTTTTGGAGCCATTAGATCGTGAGAAAGTTGGAGAATATGACATCACCTTCACTGTCACGGACAGAGGCTCTCCTCCTTTATATGACAATGAAACTATGACTTTAGAACTGCTGGATGTGAACGACAACGTTCCACACTTCCCTGAGTCCTTTTACACCATACGTGTGATGGAGAATAACGCTCCAGGCGCCTTGCTCAGTTCCCTCAGCGCGTTTGACCCTGACCTCCACGAGAACCAGTACCTAGTTTACTTCATCCTGGAGAAGGAGATCGCCAACACCTCCATGTCCATGCTGTTCTCCATCAATCCGGAGAACGGGAACCTTTACGCACTGAAAACGTTTGACTATGAGATGGAGAAGGAATTTCTGTTCCACATCGAGGCCCGAGACTCCGGTTCCCCTCCGCTCAGCAGCAACGTGACGGTCCACATCATCATCGTGGATCAGAACGACAACGCCCCAGTGATCGTCTCTCCGTGGCGAGCGCACGGCTCCGTGGTAGAGGAGAAGATCCCCAGATCCACGGATAAAGGCTCTCTGGTGGCCAAGGTGATCGCCTTGGACGTGGATTCGGTGCACAACTCTCGCGTCACCTACCAGTTCCTGCAGGTGACCGACGCCTCCTTGTTCAGTCTGGACCAGTACAACGGAGAGATCCGCACCATGAGGATGTTCAGTTACAAAGACTCGCGCCACCAGAGGCTGGTTGTGGTTGCCAAGGACAACGGGGAGCCCGCTCTGTCTGCTACAGTCACCATCAAGCTGTCCACGGTGGAAACGGCCGTGAAGCCCTACTCGGACATGACGGAGGTGCCTCTGGAATACGACATCTTCTCGGACCTCAACCTGTATTTGGTGATCGGTCTGGGCTCGGTGTCCTTCCTGCTGCTCATCACCATCTTGGTCACCATCGTGCTCAAGTGTCAGAAGGTCAAGCCCAGCAAAGCGGCTCCTCCCTGCAGGAACAGTGTGATCAGCGAGAGGAACTCCACCATCGCAGATTCCACTCTGGTGTCCAACGACGCCTACTGGTACAGTCTGTTTCTAGCAGAGACCAGGAAAGGAAAGCTGGTGGTCAGGCAGCCCATGCCGAAGGGCTCCAGGTACATCGTGTCCAGTATTCCCAGGAGCACAGGCGTGTCTGAGACTAGCGACTCCGCTCCTTCCACTCTGCAG TACCCTAAATGA
- the LOC144025467 gene encoding protocadherin alpha-C2-like isoform X2, with translation MDFYETMKPHKRYVHLIVLLYTAHVLASVTHYSIPEELKEGSVVANLASDLSLDVASLFRRKMRVDIIANKKYLDVNKETGELFIVEKIDREHICTTKSTSSCYLKLEVTLENPLRIFNIELEILDMNDNAPQFRRDAIHLDLSESTSAGERFSLSNAVDPDVGSNSVSTYHLSESEHFNIEVQTGRDGSKFADLILKKTLDREQQAMHNLILTAVDGGKPPRSGTVSIIVHVLDTNDNAPLFGKSTYNVKIMENSPIGSLVIDLNATDLDEGSNSDLTYSYSLYTPEKTQETFHLNPSTGEITVKGMLNYEDFRIYDMEVIAADKGVNSLSGQCTIQIQIEDMNDNHPEISIKSFHSPVSENIDVDTVIAVVSVSDKDSGDNGMVDLHIPHNMPFKLRESADNFYKLVVSEPLDREKVPEYDITFTVMDRGSPPLSDNETMTLQLLDVNDNVPHFPQSFYTIRVMENNAPGALLSSLSAFDPDLHENQYLVYFILEKEIANTSMSMLFSINPENGNLYALKTFDYEMEKEFLFHIEARDSGSPPLSSNVTVHIIIVDQNDNAPVIVSPWRAHGSVVEEKIPRSTDKGSLVAKVIALDVDSVHNSRVTYQFLQVTDASLFSLDQYNGEIRTMRMFSYKDSRHQRLVVVAKDNGEPALSATVTIKLSTVETAVKPYSDMTEVPLEYDIFSDLNLYLVIGLGSVSFLLLITILVTIVLKCQKVKPSKAAPPCRNSVISERNSTIADSTLVSNDAYWYSLFLAETRKGKLVVRQPVPKGSRYIVSSIPRSTGVSETSDSAPSTLQYPK, from the exons ATGGACTTCTACGAGACAATGAAGCCACACAAAAGGTACGTGCACCTCATTGTGTTGCTGTACACGGCGCATGTTTTGGCTTCCGTGACTCATTATTCCATCCCCGAGGAGCTCAAAGAAGGATCCGTTGTTGCCAACCTTGCAAGCGATCTCAGTTTGGACGTTGCAAGTCTGTTTAGAAGAAAAATGCGGGTCGACATCATCGCTAACAAAAAATATCTGGATGTGAACAAAGAGACTGGTGAATTGTTTATTGTGGAGAAGATCGACAGGGAACATATTTGCACGACTAAATCGACATCATCCTGCTATCTGAAACTGGAGGTAACGCTGGAAAACCCACTGCGGATTTTCAACATTGAGTTAGAAATACTGGACATGAATGACAACGCCCCGCAGTTCAGACGTGACGCCATTCATTTGGATTTGTCCGAGTCCACCTCAGCAGGGGAGAGATTCTCTTTAAGCAATGCAGTCGATCCGGATGTAGGGAGCAATTCAGTCAGCACATATCATTTGAGTGAAAGTGAGCATTTTAATATTGAGGTTCAGACGGGCAGAGATGGATCCAAATTTGCTGATTTGATATTAAAAAAGACATTAGACCGAGAGCAGCAGGCAATGCACAATTTAATACTAACGGCAGTAGATGGCGGTAAACCTCCACGTTCCGGCACTGTCAGTATTATTGTTCATGTTTTAGACACAAACGACAACGCTCCTTTGTTTGGTAAATCAACATACAATGTTAAAATAATGGAAAATTCTCCAATTGGAAGCCttgttattgatttaaatgcaacTGATTTGGACGAGGGCTCCAATTCTGACTTAACATATTCATATAGTTTATATACACCAGAGAAAACACAAGAAACTTTTCATTTGAATCCTTCTACTGGTGAGATTACTGTTAAAGGAATGTTGAATTATGAAGATTTTAGGATTTATGATATGGAAGTTATTGCAGCAGACAAAGGAGTCAATAGTTTATCGGGACAATGTACAATACAAATTCAAATTGAGGACATGAATGACAACCATCCAGAAATATCAATTAAATCATTTCATAGTCCAGTAAGTGAAAATATTGATGTTGACACAGTGATAGCAGTTGTCAGTGTGAGTGATAAGGACTCTGGTGACAATGGCATGGTGGATCTTCACATTCCACATAATATGCCTTTTAAACTGAGAGAGTCAGCCGATAACTTTTATAAGTTAGTCGTTTCGGAACCATTAGACCGTGAGAAGGTTCCAGAATATGACATCACCTTCACTGTCATGGATAGAGGTTCCCCTCCTTTAAGTGACAATGAAACAATGACGCTGCAGCTGCTGGATGTGAACGACAACGTCCCACACTTCCCTCAGTCCTTTTACACCATACGTGTGATGGAGAATAACGCTCCAGGCGCCTTGCTCAGTTCCCTCAGCGCGTTTGACCCTGACCTCCACGAGAACCAGTACCTAGTTTACTTCATCCTGGAGAAGGAGATCGCCAACACCTCCATGTCCATGCTGTTCTCCATCAATCCAGAGAACGGGAACCTTTACGCACTGAAAACGTTTGACTATGAGATGGAGAAGGAATTTCTGTTCCACATCGAGGCCCGAGACTCCGGTTCCCCTCCGCTCAGCAGCAACGTGACGGTCCACATCATCATCGTGGATCAGAACGACAACGCCCCAGTGATCGTCTCTCCGTGGCGAGCGCACGGCTCCGTGGTAGAGGAGAAGATCCCCAGATCCACGGATAAAGGCTCTCTGGTGGCCAAGGTGATCGCCTTGGACGTGGATTCGGTGCACAACTCTCGCGTCACCTACCAGTTCCTGCAGGTGACCGACGCCTCCTTGTTCAGTCTGGACCAGTACAACGGAGAGATCCGCACCATGAGGATGTTCAGTTACAAAGACTCGCGCCACCAGAGGCTGGTTGTGGTTGCCAAGGACAACGGGGAGCCCGCTCTGTCTGCTACAGTCACCATCAAGCTGTCCACGGTGGAAACGGCCGTGAAGCCCTACTCGGACATGACGGAGGTGCCTCTGGAATACGACATCTTCTCGGACCTCAACCTGTATTTGGTGATCGGTCTGGGCTCGGTGTCCTTCCTGCTGCTCATCACCATCTTGGTCACCATCGTGCTCAAGTGTCAGAAGGTCAAGCCCAGCAAAGCGGCTCCTCCCTGCAGGAACAGTGTGATCAGCGAGAGGAACTCCACCATCGCAGATTCCACTCTGGTGTCCAACGATGCCTACTGGTACAGTCTGTTTCTAGCAGAGACCAGGAAAGGAAAGCTGGTGGTCAGGCAGCCCGTGCCGAAGGGCTCCAGGTACATCGTGTCCAGTATTCCCAGGAGCACAGGCGTGTCAGAGACCAGCGACTCCGCTCCTTCCACCTTGCAG TACCCTAAATGA
- the LOC144025467 gene encoding protocadherin alpha-C2-like isoform X4 has translation MKEGSVVANIANDLSLDVKTLNKRKMRLDIIANKRYLDVRKETGELYIVEKIDREILCPTKTSASCYLKLEVILENPVRIFNIELEIIDINDNTPQFRRDTIHLDISESTPKGERFSLSNAVDPDVGSNTVKTYHLSESQHFGIEVQTGRDGSKFAELILKETLDREKQAVHNLMLTAVDGGKPPRSGTARIIVQVLDTNDNAPLFDKSIYNVKIMENSPIGSLVIDLNATDLDEGSNSDLTYSYSLYTPEKTQETFQLNPSTGEITVKGMLNYEDFRIYDMEVIAADKGVNSLSGQCTIKIQVEDMNDNHPEISIKSFQSPVSENIDVDTVIAVVSVSDKDSGDNGMVDLHIPHNMPFKLRESADNYYKLVVLEPLDREKVGEYDITFTVTDRGSPPLSDNETMTLELLDVNDNVPHFPQSFYTIRVMENNAPGALLSSLSAFDPDLHENQYLVYFILEKEIANTSMSMLFSINPENGNLYALKTFDYEMEKEFLFHIEARDSGSPPLSSNVTVHIIIVDQNDNAPVIVSPWRAHGSVVEEKIPRSTDKGSLVAKVIALDVDSVHNSRVTYQFLQVTDASLFSLDQYNGEIRTMRMFSYKDSRHQRLVVVAKDNGEPALSATVTIKLSTVETAVKPYSDMTEVPLEYDIFSDLNLYLVIGLGSVSFLLLITILVTIVLKCQKVKPSKAAPPCRNSVISERNSTIADSTLVSNDAYWYSLFLAETRKGKLVVRQPVPKGSRYIVSSIPRSTGVSETSDSAPSTLQYPK, from the exons ATGAAGGAAGGATCAGTAGTTGCCAACATTGCCAACGATCTGAGCTTGGATGTTAAAACGCTAAACAAGCGGAAGATGCGGCTGGATATAATTGCAAATAAGAGATATCTGGACGTGAGAAAAGAGACTGGTGAGCTGTATATTGTGGAGAAAATTGACAGGGAAATCCTTTGTCCCACTAAAACATCAGCTTCTTGTTATCTAAAACTGGAGGTGATTTTAGAAAATCCTGTGCGAATTTTTAACATTGAGTTGGAAATAATAGACATTAATGACAACACCCCTCAATTTAGGAGAGACACAATTCATTTGGATATATCTGAATCTACTCCCAAAGGGGAGAGATTCTCTCTCAGCAATGCAGTCGATCCTGATGTTGGAAGTAATACAGTAAAAACATATCATCTGAGTGAAAGTCAGCATTTTGGAATTGAAGTTCAGACTGGAAGGGATGGATCAAAATTTGCTGAATTAATACTGAAAGAGACATTAGACAGAGAGAAGCAGGCTGTGCACAATTTAATGCTAACGGCAGTCGATGGTGGTAAACCGCCACGTTCTGGGACTGCCAGAATTATTGTCCAAGTATTAGACACAAATGATAACGCTCCTCTGTTTGATAAATCTATTTACAATGTTAAAATAATGGAAAATTCCCCAATTGGAAGCCttgttattgatttaaatgctacTGACTTGGATGAGGGCTCAAATTCTGATTTAACATATTCATATAGTTTATATACACCAGAGAAAACACAAGAAACTTTTCAATTGAATCCTTCTACTGGTGAGATTACTGTTAAAGGAATGTTGAATTATGAAGATTTTCGGATTTATGATATGGAAGTTATAGCAGCAGACAAAGGAGTCAATAGTTTATCAGgacaatgtacaataaaaattcAGGTTGAGGACATGAATGACAACCATCCAGAAATTTCTATTAAATCTTTCCAAAGTCCAGTAAGTGAAAATATTGATGTTGACACAGTCATAGCAGTTGTCAGTGTGAGTGATAAGGACTCAGGTGACAATGGCATGGTGGATCTTCACATTCCACATAATATGCCTTTTAAACTGAGGGAGTCCGCTGATAACTATTACAAGTTAGTCGTTTTGGAGCCATTAGATCGTGAGAAAGTTGGAGAATATGACATCACCTTCACTGTCACGGACAGAGGTTCCCCTCCTTTAAGTGACAATGAAACTATGACTTTAGAACTGCTGGATGTGAACGACAACGTCCCACACTTCCCTCAGTCCTTTTACACCATACGTGTGATGGAGAATAACGCTCCAGGCGCCTTGCTCAGTTCCCTCAGCGCGTTTGACCCTGACCTCCACGAGAACCAGTACCTAGTTTACTTCATCCTGGAGAAGGAGATCGCCAACACCTCCATGTCCATGCTGTTCTCCATCAATCCAGAGAACGGGAACCTTTACGCACTGAAAACGTTTGACTATGAGATGGAGAAGGAATTTCTGTTCCACATCGAGGCCAGAGACTCCGGTTCCCCTCCGCTCAGCAGCAACGTGACGGTCCACATCATCATCGTGGATCAGAACGACAACGCCCCAGTGATCGTCTCTCCGTGGCGAGCGCACGGCTCCGTGGTAGAGGAGAAGATCCCCAGATCCACGGATAAAGGCTCTCTGGTGGCCAAGGTGATCGCCTTGGACGTGGATTCGGTGCACAACTCTCGCGTCACCTACCAGTTCCTGCAGGTGACCGACGCCTCCTTGTTCAGTCTGGACCAGTACAACGGAGAGATCCGCACCATGAGGATGTTCAGTTACAAAGACTCGCGCCACCAGAGGCTGGTTGTGGTTGCCAAGGACAACGGGGAGCCCGCTCTGTCTGCTACAGTCACCATCAAGCTGTCCACGGTGGAAACGGCCGTGAAGCCCTACTCGGACATGACGGAGGTGCCTCTGGAATACGACATCTTCTCGGACCTCAACCTGTATTTGGTGATCGGTCTGGGCTCGGTGTCCTTCCTGCTGCTCATCACCATCTTGGTCACCATCGTGCTCAAGTGTCAGAAGGTCAAGCCCAGCAAAGCGGCTCCTCCCTGCAGGAACAGTGTGATCAGCGAGAGGAACTCCACCATCGCAGATTCCACTCTGGTGTCCAACGATGCCTACTGGTACAGTCTGTTTCTGGCAGAGACCAGGAAAGGAAAGCTGGTGGTCAGGCAGCCCGTGCCGAAGGGCTCCAGGTACATCGTGTCCAGTATTCCCAGGAGCACAGGCGTGTCGGAGACTAGCGACTCCGCCCCTTCCACTCTGCAG TACCCTAAATGA